The Streptomyces sp. NBC_01275 genome has a segment encoding these proteins:
- a CDS encoding ester cyclase: MNSQPTSARDVPTRVFAAFDAGDMAALDTLVSPDLIDHNLPPGAPSAIEGMKAMVAAMRDGFTNPHHEIVYQAETDDGWVVSQWVITATHTGPWFGLPATGRDVTCSGIDLARVVDGRIVEIRHVEELLQLQMQMQLTD; the protein is encoded by the coding sequence ATGAACAGCCAACCCACCTCCGCCCGCGATGTCCCTACCCGCGTATTCGCCGCCTTCGACGCGGGAGATATGGCTGCGCTGGATACCCTGGTCTCGCCCGATCTCATCGACCACAACCTGCCCCCAGGGGCTCCCTCGGCGATCGAGGGGATGAAGGCAATGGTCGCCGCCATGCGCGACGGGTTCACCAACCCTCACCACGAGATCGTCTACCAGGCCGAGACCGACGACGGCTGGGTCGTCTCCCAGTGGGTGATCACAGCGACCCATACCGGTCCTTGGTTCGGACTGCCCGCGACCGGCCGTGACGTGACCTGCTCCGGCATCGATCTCGCGCGTGTGGTCGACGGCCGGATCGTCGAGATCCGGCACGTCGAGGAACTGCTGCAACTGCAGATGCAGATGCAGCTCACCGACTGA
- a CDS encoding 3-oxoacyl-ACP reductase family protein: protein MGTQLAPGTTQSGVRPLEGKTALVTGGSRGIGAAIVRRLTADGAQVAFTYASAENQADAMAEATGALAVQADNADHEAVRAAVSRTTEHFGGLDILVNNAGISHAAPIEDFPLEEFDRLIAVNVRGVFSAVQAAAPHLGQGGRIITIGSVIVDRVPFPGATVYALTKAAVAGLTRGLARELGPHGITVNNVQPGPTTTDMTPDSGPYAESLKQLMPLDHFAEPADIASAVAYLAGPEAHFITGTSWNVDGGIAV from the coding sequence ATGGGCACCCAGCTCGCCCCCGGAACCACCCAGTCCGGTGTACGGCCCCTCGAAGGCAAAACCGCCCTGGTCACGGGCGGGTCCCGGGGAATCGGCGCCGCGATCGTGCGCCGTCTGACCGCCGACGGCGCCCAGGTCGCCTTCACCTACGCCAGCGCCGAGAACCAGGCCGACGCCATGGCCGAGGCGACAGGCGCCCTGGCCGTACAGGCGGACAACGCGGACCACGAAGCCGTCCGGGCCGCGGTCAGCCGCACCACGGAGCATTTCGGCGGATTGGACATCCTCGTCAACAACGCCGGCATCTCCCACGCCGCGCCGATCGAGGACTTCCCCCTGGAGGAGTTCGACCGGCTCATCGCGGTCAACGTCCGGGGCGTGTTCAGCGCCGTCCAGGCCGCCGCTCCCCACCTCGGTCAAGGGGGTCGCATCATCACCATCGGCAGCGTCATCGTCGACCGCGTCCCCTTCCCCGGCGCAACCGTCTACGCCCTGACGAAAGCCGCTGTCGCCGGTCTCACCCGCGGCCTGGCCCGCGAACTCGGTCCGCACGGCATCACCGTCAACAACGTGCAGCCCGGCCCCACCACCACGGACATGACCCCTGACTCAGGCCCGTACGCGGAATCCCTGAAACAGCTCATGCCGCTCGACCACTTCGCCGAGCCCGCCGACATCGCCAGCGCCGTCGCCTATCTCGCCGGCCCCGAAGCCCACTTCATCACCGGAACCAGCTGGAACGTCGACGGCGGCATCGCCGTCTGA
- a CDS encoding alpha/beta fold hydrolase, producing MNASTTASTTALTVGSEEPLSPGYDTATKDDAEFNKLFRHGFTTIDDVQMHYVIGGDGPQVMVLLHGWPQSWYEYRQVMPSLLPGRTVIAIDLPGLGDSTGNPSSRTKAVLATYVHKLLVHLGHHENVQVVAHDFGVSVAYPLAAQYREQIAGLFLMDYGLTGKNLKFAAIESMFWHFSFNKQRPLAEELVTGRVETFLTHFFQGMKTAGENISADEMAEFVRLYSRPQVLHAGFELYRTETQDEADNTKFQETPLTIPVRMITQAGLADMVLPPLQDAAPHATSADVPGAGHFLLHEAPDRVLAEINAFYPNPTA from the coding sequence ATGAACGCTTCCACCACAGCTTCCACGACCGCCCTGACCGTCGGGTCGGAGGAGCCGCTCAGCCCCGGCTACGACACGGCGACCAAGGACGACGCCGAGTTCAACAAGCTCTTCCGGCACGGCTTCACCACCATCGACGACGTACAGATGCACTACGTCATCGGCGGCGACGGCCCGCAGGTCATGGTGCTGCTGCACGGCTGGCCGCAGAGCTGGTACGAGTACCGCCAGGTCATGCCCTCGCTGCTGCCCGGCCGCACCGTCATCGCCATCGACCTGCCGGGCCTGGGCGACTCGACCGGGAACCCGTCCTCCAGGACCAAGGCGGTCCTGGCCACCTACGTCCACAAACTGCTCGTCCACCTCGGCCACCACGAGAACGTGCAGGTCGTCGCCCACGACTTCGGCGTCAGCGTCGCCTACCCGCTGGCCGCCCAGTACCGCGAGCAGATAGCAGGCCTGTTCCTCATGGACTACGGCCTGACCGGCAAGAACCTGAAGTTCGCCGCCATCGAGTCGATGTTCTGGCACTTCTCCTTCAACAAGCAGCGTCCCCTCGCCGAGGAACTGGTCACCGGCCGGGTCGAGACCTTCCTCACCCACTTCTTCCAGGGGATGAAGACCGCCGGCGAGAACATCTCCGCCGACGAAATGGCCGAGTTCGTCCGGCTGTACTCCCGCCCCCAGGTCCTGCACGCCGGCTTCGAGCTCTACCGGACCGAGACCCAGGACGAGGCCGACAACACCAAGTTCCAGGAGACCCCGCTGACCATCCCGGTGCGCATGATCACCCAGGCCGGCCTCGCCGACATGGTCCTGCCGCCCCTCCAGGACGCCGCCCCCCACGCCACCTCCGCCGACGTCCCCGGCGCCGGACACTTCCTCCTCCACGAAGCACCCGACCGCGTCCTGGCCGAGATCAACGCCTTCTACCCCAACCCCACAGCCTGA
- a CDS encoding amidohydrolase family protein, with product MPVIDAWMQHPTLRHSNHEMFESLRRWTGRGLLEDALPVEVTVAALKAADVEIGLSAAWYGPQGALISNDEVAAFVARSGGLLRGVAGADLARPVEAVRELRRAVRELGFVALRVVPWLWELPPTDRLYYPLYAACVELGIPFCTQVGHTGPLKPSETGRPIPYIDQVALDFPELTIVCGHIGYPWTTEMIAVADKHENVHIDTSAYTVRRYPAELVDYLRGRGRRKVLFGTNYPMITPIQALEHLDRLELDEEARELFLSGNARRVFAL from the coding sequence ATGCCGGTCATCGACGCGTGGATGCAGCATCCGACGTTGCGCCACTCCAATCATGAGATGTTCGAGTCCTTGCGGCGGTGGACAGGGCGCGGGCTCCTGGAGGACGCACTGCCGGTGGAGGTCACCGTGGCCGCGCTGAAGGCGGCCGATGTGGAGATCGGCCTGTCCGCCGCCTGGTACGGGCCGCAGGGCGCGCTGATCAGCAATGACGAGGTGGCCGCCTTCGTCGCCCGGTCGGGAGGCCTGCTGCGCGGGGTGGCGGGCGCCGACCTGGCCCGGCCGGTGGAGGCGGTGCGTGAGCTGCGGCGGGCGGTTCGGGAGCTTGGGTTCGTGGCCCTGCGGGTGGTGCCCTGGCTGTGGGAGCTGCCGCCGACCGACCGGCTGTACTACCCGCTGTACGCGGCCTGCGTCGAACTGGGCATCCCCTTCTGCACCCAAGTCGGACACACCGGCCCCCTCAAGCCCTCGGAGACCGGGCGGCCCATCCCCTACATCGACCAGGTGGCCCTGGACTTCCCCGAACTGACCATCGTCTGCGGGCACATCGGCTACCCGTGGACGACGGAGATGATCGCCGTCGCCGACAAGCACGAGAATGTCCACATCGACACCAGCGCCTACACCGTCCGCCGCTACCCGGCCGAACTCGTGGACTACCTGCGCGGCCGGGGACGCCGAAAAGTCCTCTTCGGCACGAACTATCCGATGATCACCCCCATCCAGGCGCTGGAACACCTGGACCGGCTGGAACTCGACGAGGAAGCACGCGAGCTGTTCCTCTCCGGCAACGCCCGCCGCGTCTTCGCCCTGTAG
- a CDS encoding TetR/AcrR family transcriptional regulator: protein MPSTGRPRSFDTDEALEVAMRVFWAEGYEGASLAALTEAMGINRRSIYAAFGNKEELFRKAVDRYVQGPGAFVAPALELPTARQVAEAMLHGAVDAHTAPGCPRGCLLVQSALAAGPESEPVRRDLAERREAGVAALRKRFEQAQAEGDLPLTADPETLARYVNTVGQGLAVQAAGGASREDMHRVADQALSTWPSP from the coding sequence ATGCCCAGCACGGGACGGCCCCGGTCCTTCGACACCGACGAGGCGCTGGAGGTGGCGATGCGGGTGTTCTGGGCCGAGGGTTACGAGGGTGCCTCGCTCGCCGCGCTGACCGAGGCCATGGGGATCAACCGGCGCAGCATCTACGCCGCCTTCGGCAACAAGGAAGAGCTGTTCCGCAAGGCCGTCGATCGCTATGTGCAGGGCCCGGGAGCCTTTGTGGCCCCGGCTCTTGAGCTTCCCACCGCCCGGCAGGTGGCCGAGGCGATGCTGCACGGAGCCGTGGACGCCCACACCGCGCCCGGCTGCCCGCGCGGCTGCCTGCTGGTGCAGTCCGCGCTGGCCGCCGGCCCGGAAAGCGAACCGGTCCGCCGCGACCTGGCCGAACGCCGGGAAGCCGGAGTGGCCGCCCTGCGGAAACGGTTCGAACAAGCCCAGGCCGAGGGTGACCTGCCACTCACCGCCGACCCGGAAACCCTCGCCCGCTATGTGAACACCGTCGGGCAGGGCCTCGCCGTGCAGGCCGCCGGCGGCGCCAGCCGAGAAGACATGCACCGCGTCGCCGACCAAGCCCTCAGTACGTGGCCAAGCCCGTGA